GgtctgtgtttgtgggggggaggggaggagggactgtgtttgtgggggggaggggaggggtgaatgtgtgtgtatgtggtggggataggggtgaatgtttgtgtgtggggagggggtggatgtgtgtgcggtggggggaatgtgtgtgtggaaggggaggagctaaatgtgtgtgtgtgtgtgtgtgtgtgtgtgtgtgtgtgtgtgtgtgtgtgtgtgtgtgtgtgtgtgtgtgttttatgtctacgtgcatttgtgtccctacctttctgtctacctgtctgtctgtatgtatatatgaatgtgtatgtatgtttataggtatgtatgtgtgtatgtgtggacgtatgtatgtaagtgtcgaGGGTATGGCGCCAGTGCGTAGTCAGGCCGGTGCATCacgtccctctcgccctctccgcGGCTAAGTTGTTGGTCCAATCACGCGGCGAATTAAAGCCTCGAGTGATAATCAGAGGCAATGCTTTGTTTGGCCGCCCCGACCCGCCGCTGCTACAGACCTCAAGGCTCCGGTCCGCTGATGCACGTactatcctccctccctacccacctgtcttATCCACCCACTTCGCAGTATTGAAAAGGATTAccacggatgaagaggagaatagagagaacaattaaaagtaggaggaaaaataatgagaaaaaaatattagacgagactaaagagtatgttgtgaactgcgaggaagtgaaggagaccatatgaaaagaagagaaaaggagattaattatgGTTGTTTCGGATTACCACggctgaagaggagaatagagaacaataaaagaaggagaaaagaatataagaaaaatatattagacgagatgaagaagaacaggtggtgaactgtggagagaaagtgacggagatgatatgaaaaaagagaaaacgagattaAGTACGGTTGTTTCGGAGTACcacagatgaagaggagaatagagaacaataaaagaaggagaaaagaatataagaaaaatatattagacgagatgaagaagaacaggtggtgaactgttaagagaaagtgacggagatgatatgaaaagaagagcaaaggggaTTAGTCATAGTTATTTTCGTCCCTCTTAAAAATCGCTTCCAGTTCTCACTCTTCCTCGACCTATGAAAGCAGAAAATTGACGTGATTTCTAAAAGTTTCCATCTCTATATAAATTCTTCTTGTGATcgcgtcccttcctcgccctcccgtaTCAAGGAACGCTCACACTAATAGAGGATCAAGACTTGCGATCATTATATTTTTCGTGGGTTAAAAATGTACTTTAGACCCCAACcgcgttccttccttcactacctcctcctcctccccctccctaatgtttgctctctctctctctctctctctctctctctctctctctctctctcgacatacgTAGTTCATCTATttcggacagagagagagagagagagagagagagagagagagagagagagagagagagagagagagagagagagagagagagagagtcacccagtcagttagtcaatcagtcagccattcagccagttaatcagtcaatcaaccactcactcactcactcactcactcactcatagaaggaaggaaggaaggaaagcgactcTGCCCTGAACGTGGGACGGAAATATGATAGTCTTCAAACTCTCgctattttatttcctcactcGCCCGCTGCCTCCAGACCCTTACTCGtcgcggggaaggaagggaaggaggaagggggcgagagggagggggagggagagagggaggggaagagaacaaggCCGGGTCGAGTTACGAGCATGCAAACACGACAAAAagaaacccaagaaaaaaaaaagagaggtagacaaacacacaaacattagaaTAAATTGAAGCCCACCGAGAGACGAGACACCTGGCGAGACGAGGGACGAGAGGGCGAGGATGTGCAAGAAtagattgaagggagggagagatgaaattaataggagcaagaggaggaggaggaagagacgagagagcaaggatgtgcaagaatagaatgaagggagggagagatgaaattaataggagcaagaggaggaggaagaagtgacgaggtagcaagtatgttgaagaatggaggaaagaaagagcataaattaatgagaacaagaagagaggaagagacgagagagtaatgacgttgaagaactgaatgaagggaaagaagagattaatagaagcaagaagaggaggagatggaggaggaggaaaaggaggacgaggaagaagatactggaaagagagaaagaatgcagaacagaacataaggaagtgaagtataaaaaggaaaagcgatgtaaagtagaacaagagcagcaagaggaaaaaaacaagaaaaagaagaacagaaagaaagaatcacaagtagaagaacaagaaccggaggaacaagaacaacaacaaaaagaagagaaatataatgcAGTGAgttatcaagaacaagaacaacaaaaacaagaagagcaagagcaagaataacaacaacaagagcgagaTGAAAAGCGCAACAGCCTGCATCGGGTCGTCGTCTCTggcccagcacgccgccgcctccgcccctgACCCCAAACTGTTTAATTGCGGCCGCGTCCTGATGCGAAGCCGCCCACCAATTACCATCACGACTCATTAGGCTGAAAATCGGCTTCTCGTGCGTCATAAAAGAGTATCACgacgtcctgctcctcctcctcctcctcctcctcctccctcatgtctttgtcctccacctgttcgctgttcaatcttctttttatttttgtttgtttttgtttgactttttcttgttcctgttcttcctcctccctagtatttctttgactccttttttccttccctttattttcttgctctcttttttccttcttcactctccactttccattctctttttctccccgtcctttcctctccctattcttctttcttatgGTTGTCATTCactctgccttcatctcctcttcccttgttcctgttctttccttccttcttccccttcttccttctgctcgttgcttcctaccttatctcctcttcccttgttcctgttctttccttccttcttccccttcttccttctgctcgttgcttcctaccttatctcctcttcccttgttcctgttctttccttctttcttccctttcttccttctggtcGTTGCTTCcaaccttatctcctcttcccttgttccgttcttccctccctttcctttctccattcttctctcctcccatttgttgctattattgttattattattattattattattattattattattattattattattattattattattattattattattattattattattattattattattattattattattattattattattattattattattattattgttattattattattattattattattattattattattattattattattattattattattattattattattattattattattattgttattattattattattattattattattattattattattattattattattattattattattattattattattattattattattattattattattattattattattattattattattattattattattattattattattattattattattattattattattattattattattattattattattattattattattattatcattattattattattattattattattattattatcatcatcatcattattatcatcattatcattattatcattatcatcattatcattatcatcattatcattatcatcattatcattatcattatcattatcattatcatcattatcattatcatcattatcattatcattatcattatcatcattatcattatcattatcattatcatcattatcattatcatcattatcattatcattatcattatcattattatcattatcatcattatcattatcatcatcgtcatcgtcatcgttatcatcatcatcatcatcatcatcatcattattattattattattatttcattttgcttcatcctataatcctatataatttcatatgcttctatatacattatttttttctttctttattttattttggtttattatttttaattatggtattttttattttgccgagcttctattatgtatgtatattctaccactgttatatttctaactaatgttcagtattctgtattttgtatatttttttgttccaagatatatttgcattattcctatttttttcttatatatctattttcttcacttttgcctgaaaagcttatgcttatataaaggctggcctctaacaatacatacatcgacatatgtaactgcacctagtaggctattaataaatgtttcaaatgttatacAGATGAACCTTTTCATAAGTGACGCCAGACAGCTTCTTGACGTGGCTGGGCACAGCAGTGTTCTAAAACtatgcaacagtaacaacagccttgtatacacacgactgttatagcgcgtcccccaagaggctgcaacaacggctccgagttacgataagaagttttgaattattcgtcagattactcgtagaaaccaaacacctgcatgtgtgtatgtatgggggaaggggaggttgtgtttgtgtgtgtgtgtgtgtgtgtgtgtgtgtgtgtgtgtgtgtgtgtgtgtgtgtgtgtgtgtgtgtgtgtgtgtgtgtgtgtgtgtgtgtgtgtgtgtgtgtgtgtgtgtgtgtgtgtgtgtgcctataactgtctgcgtttgttgtttgtgtatcggattgtgtgtctgtgtatttttcggtgtgtgcttgtgtctgcctgtttgtttgtctcactctgggtccccgtgcgtgttcaccattctgtttgtgtttgcgtggttgtctttctctctgtctgtacagCTGCCTGTCTATGAATATATGACtcaaaatatttcctcttctgataccaacacgaacgccatatttccgcaacgaactcataaaatctatctaagccagtccattatcgataccttcactaacgccatctgtgcattaaaaacacaactcttctgtcaaatacagtgagcacactttgacttctgtcaggaatttttggaatacaattatacgaatacttcctaatacggttttccactactactactactactactactactactactacgagaatcagcactatcttaatcaatcaatcaatcaatgggggcatacgccagggggtgcgtcgcctcgcccaccctacgacgccaagcccgggggtccctccgggcgagtctcctgcaggcccccttcccaacccgagtacctcccggcaggatctatcgacttgcttaagtcacgaactccgtgggcgtccccgtggcctcctccactcagggttgtctctcacagagacaacccgatgagcaggatcagcttccggaaaacgtgcccgtatagccggagttggcgttgacggactatgcaggtaatatatgtcgaatcagcctcacggagtagtcgcctgtttgacacaaagtccttccagcgatatcccatgattctgcgtagacacttattaccaaaggcatcaatccgcctctccaagtccccgtttagtgtccatgtctcacaaccatggagtaaaacagggagcacaagggacttgaagatccgcgtctttgtacacctgcacaggtatcgacaacgccatatactcgtgttgagcgagtccatagcaccgtgggccagaccaatccgccgtaagacttcctggccagactcaccgttgttatgaactacgctaccaagatacgtgaaactttccgagatttcaacgtcctcgccacacgcatgaacagactgtactgtgtcatccaacaagcctccaaacacctgtaccttggtcttggcccaggagacctggagtctcaagggcttcgccgcctcgtgcagtgcctcgagagccatcaccaagacctccagcgactccgccaggattactgcatcatcggcaaaaacaaggaccctggtattgccaatggatgctccgcaggtccacaactctgcccagtacccagtccatacaagtgttgaaaagcgctgGGGCAAggtcacagccctgcctcactcccgcattcacgggaaagaggtTGGAcatgccccccacacacacacacacacttcacagcactctctgtcccagaatacaggccagtcagcaaaccaatagtcctcgcaggaatcccacggagtcgcagaagatcccagagtgcctcacgatcgatgcactgaatcaaacgccttcctgagatcgacacaggctgcaagcatcccctgtcgaaactcacctcggcgctccaccactcgtaaaccttctatcagtcgatcaatctcattcaatcattcagtcagtcagtcaaccagtttgtctgccaggcaatcggtcagtctgtcagacagtcaatccatcattcattcagtcagtcagttaaccagctatatagtcagtcagtatatcatgcggtcaggcagtcagtcagttagtcagtcagtcaattagtcaaccagtcagtcagtcagttaatcagtcagtcagtgagtcagtcattagAGGATATAAGAACAGttttgtggtgaggaaggtgcttgaaaaatagtgtcagtggaatgcagcacttatatttaccgggatgatgtcagcaaggagagtcaattaacagtttaactggagcacacgagtttagcaactagacgaatacaaatgaataatagataaatttACACATCATAGATAGACAACTATAATATAAGGGAAGTACAATGTTCCAAGTACGACAATTTCGTATCGCTGGCGAGTCACACGGGCGTGAAGCTGCCAGCTCGTTACACTCAGCCTGTTATATTTGCCGATCTCCCACCCAAAACCTGTCTCTGGCGCCCAATACCGAGACTCAGATATAGTTATCACTAAAACCGTTgattcctgatgtgttttggcaatggttaagcgtcgaaaaccggtacatgcacgagggcgagatgatgaaggcaagttatcccagcatcgtttccagattgtcgtactcggagcattacatttaccagcttctcccgcataaatatcaccaggaaacaagaataataaaccatttcaacaataactacaaataaatatcgttattgtgacccaggaaacagttttggggatggaaattgggaaacatgagaaactgagtacgacaatctggcaacgttgtacaataatcccagccatcagctgttcagtgtttgtttacctcgcgcggGGAAGAGATCCTCGTGCTCCCGGCCTTGTAGCGGTGCCGTGGCGGGGCGTGTAGGCGTTGACATGTAAGCCCCGGTCGTCTACCCTCCGTGCCCTATGGGGGTCCGTGGACGGGCAGGTAGtttgggttaacccgtccgctgcggttggcacgggtttggatttcactgttagcctagtatcatatatatagtttcatgtctttctctgtctctgtggtggatagtggagtgtttcccatgtggtattggtgtgctggatatcctctcccaaggtgcaggactacattttcttcattgaattgtagcagccactttttgttccactcctgtagcttgatgaggtcttctgctaggaaatgcACATTCAAAGGGACAAATatacttttcccatttcatttcaacagagtaaattttaatgtaagtggaatttttccatgttgagaatatgctaacagctcctcattttcattttccatttccatcttgcagcactcacggtcatcggcactgcccatacactcagtccaccctggcggacctcaccaatgacctccatgaaaacagggtcccagacaagccagttggtctgaagggtgagtgtttccctcagtgttgtgatttacatcctctgtccccttcaaattgtccctcctacctcctacctccttatccatcacttacattcttaattcccaacaaacagtataaacctaatatatgtgttgtgcatagaatttaggataacttacaggtacaatacattcgtataattttgttttcatggtacaaaatattcatgtttggaagccatgataaaacctacatagtgatcatgatggtggagtcactgtgttatctgcagtgtcttgtggtccattacagccgtggcgctgactgaccacatcagggtgtgctggcagccccccgcacagcacaatgtgctgctgtgcggctacaccattgcctgggaccaaggcgtggcggacatctactccaagatcgtggacagcaagcagcacggttacatcattgataagctgggtgtgtaagatgatcatttgtgactaattttccattttctggccaagtagtatgcagacctgcagtgtgattctccacaagacagggattttgaattagccacttctacatttgtgttgagccaagagaaggtaaagattttgttagcctgtcaaatgcgattggcacggatttgccttcactgttagtctggtaacctttctctgcctctctggtggacagtggagtgtttcccatgtggtattggtgtgctggatatcccctcccaaggtgcaggactttacattttcttcactgaattttagtagaaacattttgatccattttatagcttggtgaggtcttctggtaggaaatccacagtcaatgggttaaatgatatcatagttaaccatttattgagtctggagttaacattacattcacccccccccaaaaaaatgatgatggagtccataacaagttttcatttaagcaaagtaaagtgaaggtagagatcttgctaagtagatcatagttaaacatttattgagtctgttaacatttcacacacacacacacacacacacacacacacacacacacacacaaacacacacagaaaagtatttacacaccatcataaagttagctctccatattgtgaagaccctggaccatgagagcaattattgagggaaaggaggtggtattctgagttgccattttcagactcatcatcgttcaggctcattcctctgtctgccctgaactctcagatatttcctgggtggtcataatgttagtcaggttattcattggttatctgtggcctgttatctgtctttctacctgttgtctgttagtctatcttatttgttatctgttctgcccagtttaaccccttgactgcggatttcctagcagcagacctcgccaagctacaggaatggaacacaaagtgtccgtggctacagttcagtgaagaaaagtgtagtcctgcaccttgggaggggatatccagcacaccaataccacatgggaaacactccactatccaccacagacagcgagagaaagacctgggactatgttaccaggctacaagtgaaggcaaaatccgtgccaatcgcagcggacgggttaagggtcgtgaaaaaattgttgtattgttacgattaggtccataacaagttctccatctcctcagaacccaacatggagtttgtgataagcctgcgagccttcaacaacgtgggtgacgggcaaccggtgtaccagcaagtccgcacccagccagaggaggaggaggtggtggcacccacgctggacccggcggtgggggtgaaggccgtggtgctgacgcccttcaccgtggtgctgcagtgggcagacaccatgctgagccagaaccaggtgatttatttatttatttatttattattattattattttttttttcaagggaggcaactcaaggtaaacaaattaaacaacaattaaaaggccactagatgccgttccaaacacaagcatgaagaatgggaggtcaaaagaggtcagttttgggtagtgttgctgggctgcttcagggagggcagtcatcagctggaaaatatatgttttatctcatgttctttgtgcactgtgtcacagacttgccacttgcatcaacacagcagcggaaaagttagtcatttgtcaaggaacttattcaccacttacacattcttgtttccctgcacacactcccttattcgcctcatatccacctctccacatccttattcgtaacttgcatccttctccctcctacaaacagcccctcattcacctcatatcttcctctctatatccttatccattacttactcatactcgtcccagcaaactcccttattcacctcacgtccacctcacacatccttatccataactcatgcatcctctttttcctgcaaacagtcccttatacacctcatatcctccctcatacatccttatccttcacttacacatcctctttttcctgcaagcactccctcacacccttcctatcctcctgtcattcatgtctcatttcacaagccagtccttcatccagtgacctttcttatgttttccctccgtccttgtacctgactccctgttaatactgacctttgactcctgcagtacaacagctgcaccaccttctcgtcctcatcctccagccgctacgtcaacgccacggatgtgacctgcctcattgacagcctcaagccatcaacagtgtgtgagtttgctgtgaagaccatcagggtgagaccacagtgctggaagccttcgttcttctttcagtaaatattcactcagtcctgcaacacttctcaaggaaatcctgcacagctgaatccttgctgtgatgaggcacagagaaattatgactcatagggtgagctattattagtgtttgagatattgattttttcattgaccttttgcaaatacttaaaatgaaccttacataatggtattagaaacagcacagcagggttggcaatgatttaatcaaattgatttaatcaaatgattaaatcattgattttatttgtattttttctgagtaaaagtattccataggttaaatgatgtgctccaaagatgataaagtaaaacaacctattcatgtgcaatgattcatttattctcttcaaagtataaaaaaagattcCTACGTTATTATATCCTCCtgcgctaatgttgccaacttgacatgtttttactaggtaaaaatcagcctcctctagtctttactaacttggctggcaatgtatcataatagcaaccaaggtttgcaaccaaactgtaacagaatagaagtagatattcttctgtgtggtaataatataata
The Eriocheir sinensis breed Jianghai 21 chromosome 12, ASM2467909v1, whole genome shotgun sequence DNA segment above includes these coding regions:
- the LOC126997332 gene encoding neogenin-like; translation: MEFVISLRAFNNVGDGQPVYQQVRTQPEEEEVVAPTLDPAVGVKAVVLTPFTVVLQWADTMLSQNQYNSCTTFSSSSSSRYVNATDVTCLIDSLKPSTVCLA